The Peribacillus sp. FSL E2-0218 genome contains a region encoding:
- a CDS encoding permease produces MLLKRYTGNFLLVILLFLMLAFFFLGDVFIPKAIDFSGYPLLHSVLVVFLGLFLESIPFLFLGAIASSFIQLFISEEIIQRMIPKSALLAIFAAIAAALVIPVCECAIIPVVRRLIQKGVPVHAGVVLLVTAPILNVIVFGSTYYAFQNDPSILYGRIILCVLTAFIVGSFIYIFSRKDVVKEEKPQAAHEHVHDFPPSKWTSFIEHTSQEFFMVGRYFIMGALFASVFQVLMDRTILAGIGQAPIKGTALMMGIAFVLSLCSSADAFVAASFSHSFLPGSILGFLVFGPMLDLKNVLIMMSCFKRSFVFTYVLLVFAVVFSLCLIAGAWISKGGL; encoded by the coding sequence ATGCTTTTGAAACGATACACAGGCAACTTCCTGTTAGTGATTCTCTTGTTTTTGATGCTAGCATTCTTTTTTCTAGGCGATGTGTTTATTCCAAAAGCAATCGATTTTTCCGGATATCCGCTGCTGCATTCCGTGCTTGTCGTATTTTTGGGGTTGTTTTTAGAATCGATTCCATTCCTTTTCCTCGGTGCCATTGCCTCTTCTTTCATCCAGTTGTTCATCAGTGAAGAAATCATCCAGCGAATGATCCCAAAAAGCGCATTGTTAGCCATTTTTGCTGCGATAGCGGCGGCTCTGGTCATTCCGGTGTGCGAATGTGCGATCATCCCGGTCGTAAGGAGATTGATTCAAAAGGGCGTTCCGGTCCATGCTGGCGTTGTCCTGCTTGTAACCGCCCCGATATTGAATGTCATCGTTTTCGGCTCGACCTATTATGCGTTCCAAAATGATCCTTCCATTTTATACGGGAGAATCATACTCTGTGTCCTGACGGCCTTTATCGTCGGATCATTCATTTATATCTTCAGCAGGAAAGATGTGGTGAAGGAGGAGAAGCCGCAAGCAGCCCACGAGCATGTACACGATTTTCCGCCGAGTAAATGGACAAGCTTCATCGAACATACTTCACAGGAATTTTTCATGGTAGGAAGATACTTCATCATGGGAGCCTTGTTTGCCAGTGTATTCCAAGTGCTCATGGATCGGACCATCTTGGCAGGTATCGGACAGGCCCCGATTAAAGGCACGGCGCTGATGATGGGGATTGCCTTCGTTCTCTCACTCTGCTCATCCGCAGATGCCTTCGTTGCCGCATCCTTTTCCCATAGTTTCCTGCCTGGCTCCATCCTCGGTTTCCTTGTCTTCGGTCCGATGCTTGATTTGAAAAATGTCCTGATCATGATGTCGTGTTTTAAACGGAGCTTCGTCTTCACATATGTTTTGCTTGTTTTCGCCGTCGTCTTCAGCCTTTGCCTCATCGCAGGTGCATGGATCAGTAAGGGAGGGCTTTGA
- a CDS encoding DinB family protein produces the protein MNFIEYDLLFESRNQLIGEISDLDEKALHHRPAPGVWSIAQICHHLYLTEQVFTDVIANGIRERDFTNIIQKNIYLVSDRTKKFASPASLSPSSNPFQLTNIMDLLAESRDRLFQVLYEMDEDTSLSKKKAKHPLFGDLSLDQWIELLSLHEQRHTKQIQEIKHSLL, from the coding sequence ATGAATTTTATCGAGTATGATTTATTATTCGAATCAAGAAACCAATTAATCGGGGAAATTTCGGACTTGGATGAAAAAGCGCTGCACCATCGTCCGGCACCCGGCGTATGGAGCATCGCCCAGATATGCCATCATCTGTATCTGACGGAGCAAGTATTTACAGATGTGATCGCCAATGGCATCCGGGAAAGGGACTTCACCAATATCATTCAAAAAAACATATACTTGGTATCCGATCGAACAAAAAAATTCGCTTCCCCTGCCAGCCTTTCACCTTCTTCCAATCCGTTTCAGTTAACGAACATCATGGATTTACTGGCTGAATCCAGGGATCGGTTATTTCAAGTTCTTTATGAAATGGATGAAGATACGAGTTTAAGTAAAAAGAAAGCCAAGCATCCCCTATTCGGGGACCTCTCTCTCGATCAATGGATCGAATTATTGTCCCTTCATGAACAAAGGCATACGAAACAGATACAAGAGATTAAGCACTCCCTCCTTTAA
- the guaC gene encoding GMP reductase, with translation MENVFDYEDIQLIPAKCVVNSRSECDTSVTLGKHTFKLPVVPANMQTIIDEKIATYLAENGYFYVMHRFEPEKRVTFIQDMHARELIASISVGVKDEEYGFIEQLAADNIVPEFITIDIAHGHSNAVIKMIQHIKKHLPESFVIAGNVGTPEAVRELEHAGADATKVGIGPGKVCITKIKTGFGTGGWQLAALRWCAKAASKPIIADGGIRTNGDIAKSVRFGASMVMIGSLFAGHEESPGETIEKDGKAFKEYFGSASEFQKGEKKNVEGKKMFVEHKGSLEDTLKEMEQDLQSSISYAGGNKLEAIRNVDYVVVKNSIFNGDKVY, from the coding sequence ATGGAAAACGTATTTGATTATGAAGATATTCAATTAATTCCTGCAAAATGTGTAGTAAACAGCCGTTCTGAGTGTGATACATCCGTTACCTTGGGCAAGCATACATTCAAGTTACCTGTCGTACCAGCCAATATGCAAACGATCATTGATGAAAAGATTGCCACGTACCTGGCTGAAAACGGTTACTTTTATGTCATGCATCGCTTCGAACCTGAAAAACGTGTAACATTCATTCAAGATATGCATGCACGCGAATTGATCGCATCCATCAGTGTCGGCGTTAAAGATGAAGAATATGGATTCATCGAGCAATTGGCGGCAGACAACATCGTACCCGAATTCATTACGATCGATATTGCACACGGACACTCCAATGCCGTGATCAAAATGATTCAACATATTAAAAAACACTTACCTGAAAGCTTTGTCATTGCAGGGAATGTGGGAACGCCGGAAGCAGTAAGGGAGTTGGAACATGCCGGTGCCGACGCGACAAAGGTGGGCATCGGTCCAGGGAAGGTATGCATCACGAAAATCAAAACTGGATTCGGAACTGGAGGCTGGCAATTGGCTGCGCTTCGCTGGTGTGCAAAAGCGGCAAGCAAACCGATCATCGCCGACGGCGGCATCCGCACGAACGGGGATATAGCCAAATCAGTTAGATTCGGAGCTTCCATGGTCATGATCGGCTCATTATTCGCTGGACATGAAGAATCTCCAGGGGAAACGATCGAGAAAGATGGCAAGGCCTTTAAAGAATATTTTGGTTCGGCTTCCGAATTCCAAAAAGGTGAAAAGAAAAACGTAGAAGGCAAAAAAATGTTTGTCGAGCACAAAGGATCTTTGGAAGATACACTGAAAGAAATGGAACAAGATCTTCAGTCTTCGATTTCTTATGCTGGCGGAAACAAGCTGGAAGCCATACGCAATGTTGATTATGTAGTCGTTAAGAATTCGATCTTTAACGGTGACAAAGTTTATTAA
- a CDS encoding TIGR03943 family protein: MKAFFIQKLEGLLLLGLGLMIFKLYVSGHLTKLIAPKMVPYALAALLAFFVVSLLRLKKQKQVRNHCDCHSHGESSSSVLVLKYSLFFIPILLGFILTDFTLSGEVLAKRGMAQQQTQKKSSNDAGKHVNQEKITVTDENYFEVLDDLLNNLDTIEGKEIELSGFVYRENSFTKKQVAISRLAMSCCVVDATLYGYMVNGHVSGMKTNDWYTITGTLKKGSYKGESVPVINLKDAEKIKAPKEVYLYENVQIIQ, encoded by the coding sequence ATGAAAGCTTTTTTCATCCAAAAACTTGAAGGGTTGCTGCTGCTGGGATTGGGTTTGATGATTTTTAAATTGTATGTGTCGGGTCATTTGACGAAATTGATTGCACCGAAGATGGTTCCCTATGCATTGGCGGCGCTTCTTGCTTTTTTTGTGGTCAGCCTTCTTCGGCTGAAAAAACAAAAACAGGTCCGAAATCATTGTGATTGCCATTCGCACGGAGAATCCTCTTCGTCCGTTTTGGTCTTGAAATATAGCTTGTTTTTCATCCCGATTCTTCTCGGCTTTATCTTGACGGATTTCACATTAAGCGGGGAAGTGCTGGCAAAAAGGGGGATGGCCCAGCAGCAAACGCAGAAGAAAAGCTCGAATGATGCAGGAAAGCATGTGAATCAGGAGAAAATTACGGTCACGGATGAAAATTATTTTGAAGTGCTTGATGATCTTCTCAACAACCTCGATACGATTGAAGGGAAAGAAATTGAGCTTTCGGGGTTTGTATATCGCGAAAATAGTTTTACTAAAAAACAAGTGGCGATATCCCGCCTCGCCATGTCCTGCTGTGTGGTCGATGCGACGTTGTATGGATATATGGTCAACGGACATGTGAGCGGAATGAAGACGAATGATTGGTACACCATTACAGGTACATTAAAAAAAGGAAGCTACAAAGGGGAATCCGTGCCAGTGATCAATTTAAAGGATGCGGAGAAAATAAAGGCCCCGAAAGAAGTCTATTTATATGAGAATGTGCAAATCATTCAATAG